A genomic region of Pseudomonadota bacterium contains the following coding sequences:
- the queA gene encoding tRNA preQ1(34) S-adenosylmethionine ribosyltransferase-isomerase QueA, with product MQRSDFAYQLPDELIAQAPPPNRSDARLLTLNGADGHVSDRAIRDLPELLGAADLLIFNDTRVVPARLYGRKASGGRVELLLERALDERRVLAQMKASKPPAPGAVLTMEGGAEVQVRDRQAGGLVEFVFDRPALAYFEAHGHMPLPPYVQRPDDAQDRERYQTVFADKPGAVAAPTAGLHFDAPLLAALEAQRIERRTLTLHVGAGTFQPVRVDDLDHHVMHEERVFIDEGLRQAIAACWDRGGRVVAVGTTVVRALESAAGEDGLPKPGARSTRLFIRPGGHRFATVDLMLTNFHLPESTLLMLVCAYAGRRHTLAAYAHAVRERYRFFSYGDAMLVSPQPEQRRERRAS from the coding sequence ATGCAGCGTTCTGATTTCGCCTACCAGTTGCCCGACGAGCTCATCGCGCAGGCGCCCCCGCCCAACCGTTCCGACGCACGCCTTCTCACCCTAAATGGTGCCGACGGGCACGTGTCAGATCGTGCGATTCGGGACCTGCCCGAGTTGCTAGGTGCTGCTGACCTGCTGATCTTCAACGACACGAGGGTCGTGCCGGCGCGCCTCTATGGCCGTAAGGCCAGTGGGGGCAGAGTAGAGCTATTGCTCGAGCGTGCTTTGGACGAGCGCCGCGTCCTCGCCCAAATGAAGGCGAGCAAGCCGCCCGCGCCCGGTGCCGTGCTCACCATGGAGGGCGGGGCTGAGGTGCAGGTCAGGGACCGCCAGGCCGGGGGGCTCGTCGAGTTCGTCTTCGATCGGCCAGCACTCGCCTATTTCGAGGCGCACGGTCACATGCCCTTGCCGCCTTATGTGCAGCGCCCGGATGATGCCCAGGATCGCGAGCGGTACCAGACCGTGTTCGCGGACAAACCGGGGGCAGTCGCTGCGCCTACCGCCGGTCTTCACTTCGATGCGCCCCTGCTGGCGGCCCTGGAGGCGCAGAGGATCGAGCGACGTACCCTCACGTTGCACGTGGGCGCCGGGACTTTCCAACCGGTACGCGTGGATGACCTAGACCACCACGTGATGCACGAGGAGCGGGTGTTCATCGACGAGGGACTGCGCCAGGCGATCGCCGCCTGCTGGGACAGGGGCGGTCGCGTGGTGGCCGTGGGAACCACCGTGGTGCGCGCCCTCGAGAGCGCGGCCGGTGAGGATGGGTTACCCAAGCCCGGCGCGCGTAGCACGCGCCTGTTCATTCGACCGGGCGGCCACCGCTTCGCGACCGTCGACCTCATGCTCACCAACTTTCACCTCCCCGAGTCCACCCTGCTGATGCTGGTGTGCGCCTACGCCGGCCGGCGCCATACACTGGCGGCCTACGCGCACGCGGTGCGCGAGCGTTACCGCTTTTTCAGCTACGGCGACGCCATGCTCGTGAGCCCGCAGCCTGAGCAACGCCGAGAACGTCGCGCGTCATGA
- the tgt gene encoding tRNA guanosine(34) transglycosylase Tgt, producing MHYARLGQDGAARRGRLTFTRGEHTSRVETPAFMPVGTYGTVKGMTGEELIDLGAQMILGNTFHLMLRPGEATVRAHGGLHGFMHWKGPILTDSGGFQVWSLAAMRKLSEEGVRFQSPVDGSPWMLTPERSMQVQRDLGADVVMVFDECTDYPASEAQARVSMELSLRWAARSREAHADNPAALFGIVQGGMFEGLRERSARGLRDIGFDGYAVGGLSVGESQEERLQVLDCTVPLLPQEQPRYLMGVGTPEDLLEAVARGIDMFDCVMPTRHARNGYLSTSRGTLRIRNARYAEDLRPLDPECECYTCSNYSRAYLRHLARCNEILGARLNTIHNLHFYQTHMRRIREAIEAGRLAQYAEAYRAGVARGVE from the coding sequence ATGCACTATGCGCGCCTTGGCCAGGACGGGGCCGCTAGACGAGGCCGGCTAACCTTCACGCGCGGCGAGCACACCAGCAGGGTCGAAACGCCTGCCTTCATGCCCGTGGGTACCTACGGCACGGTGAAGGGCATGACTGGGGAGGAGCTCATCGATCTCGGTGCGCAGATGATCCTCGGCAACACCTTCCACCTCATGCTGCGCCCGGGCGAGGCCACCGTAAGAGCGCACGGCGGCCTGCACGGGTTCATGCACTGGAAGGGCCCGATCCTGACCGATTCCGGTGGTTTTCAGGTGTGGTCTCTCGCGGCCATGCGCAAGCTGTCGGAGGAGGGTGTGCGCTTCCAATCGCCGGTGGACGGCAGCCCCTGGATGCTCACCCCCGAGCGCTCCATGCAGGTGCAAAGGGACCTGGGCGCGGATGTGGTGATGGTGTTCGACGAATGCACCGATTACCCCGCCAGCGAGGCGCAGGCGCGGGTGTCGATGGAGCTTTCCCTGCGTTGGGCGGCTCGCTCTAGGGAAGCCCATGCGGACAATCCGGCTGCGCTGTTCGGCATCGTCCAGGGCGGGATGTTCGAAGGCCTTCGCGAGCGCTCGGCCCGTGGCCTGCGCGATATCGGCTTCGACGGCTATGCTGTGGGAGGGCTCTCCGTGGGAGAGTCGCAGGAGGAGCGCCTGCAGGTCCTCGATTGCACCGTGCCGCTGCTGCCGCAGGAGCAGCCCCGCTACCTGATGGGGGTAGGCACGCCGGAGGATCTCCTGGAGGCCGTTGCGCGCGGCATCGACATGTTCGACTGCGTGATGCCCACACGTCACGCGCGAAACGGTTATCTATCCACTTCCCGCGGCACCTTGCGCATCCGCAATGCACGCTATGCCGAGGACCTACGACCGCTGGATCCGGAGTGTGAGTGCTATACCTGCAGCAACTACAGTCGGGCCTACCTGCGCCACCTCGCGCGCTGCAACGAGATCCTCGGCGCCCGCCTGAACACCATCCATAACCTGCATTTCTACCAAACCCACATGCGACGCATACGCGAGGCCATTGAGGCCGGCCGCCTCGCGCAGTACGCCGAGGCGTATCGGGCAGGGGTGGCGCGCGGCGTCGAGTGA
- the yajC gene encoding preprotein translocase subunit YajC has product MDFLISPALAQGAEAPAGSVFGTLLFPILLIVIFYFLIIRPQQKRAKEHRDMVESVAVGAEVVTSGGVLGKVTKVGDQFFTVEVADGVAIRVQKHAVGAVMPKGTVKGA; this is encoded by the coding sequence ATGGATTTCCTGATCAGTCCCGCGCTGGCCCAGGGGGCCGAGGCGCCCGCTGGTAGCGTCTTCGGCACGCTCCTGTTCCCGATTCTCCTCATCGTCATCTTCTACTTCCTGATCATCCGGCCGCAGCAAAAGCGCGCCAAGGAGCATCGGGACATGGTGGAGTCGGTCGCCGTCGGCGCCGAGGTGGTCACCAGCGGCGGGGTGCTCGGAAAGGTCACCAAGGTAGGGGATCAGTTTTTCACGGTGGAAGTGGCAGACGGCGTGGCCATCCGAGTGCAGAAGCACGCGGTCGGTGCCGTCATGCCCAAGGGCACGGTGAAGGGCGCATGA
- a CDS encoding PDZ domain-containing protein: MRILGVGLGLALLAVLLMTAGGQGGQISPDSAWQASLRAPDVTFSAPGTNRAPRLGTEMNLGEQAVEEIVQRALLNVERQLLENEHRAVLGIVAGEPTVTGVRVTGVTPDGPAQQGGLRSGDVILAIDGTALEDDGVSNPVEQLVAVLQGAAPGDSVSLHYKRADAITYADVVLGDLADLPGTARQHSTDRWYALELTAMTVELGRYFGTDEGLLITRAPDHTPQLQDGDVLLRIDGRTPRTAEHARAILTSYRLGEALALSVVRDGSQIEVAIGEVASAPVAVPTESFPTPPLVALEALDACVMRRL, from the coding sequence ATGCGTATTTTGGGAGTCGGGTTGGGGCTTGCGCTCCTAGCGGTGCTTCTGATGACCGCTGGTGGGCAAGGCGGCCAGATCTCGCCGGACTCAGCGTGGCAGGCATCCCTCCGCGCGCCCGACGTCACATTCTCCGCACCCGGTACGAACCGCGCCCCCCGCCTTGGGACTGAGATGAATCTTGGTGAGCAGGCGGTTGAAGAGATCGTCCAGCGGGCACTACTAAACGTAGAGCGTCAGCTGCTAGAGAACGAGCATCGTGCGGTGCTTGGGATCGTCGCGGGTGAGCCGACGGTTACCGGCGTACGAGTGACCGGGGTGACCCCAGACGGGCCTGCTCAGCAGGGCGGTTTGCGTAGCGGCGACGTCATCCTGGCCATCGACGGTACGGCGCTCGAGGACGATGGCGTGAGCAACCCCGTGGAGCAGCTCGTGGCCGTGCTGCAAGGCGCGGCGCCGGGTGACTCGGTCAGCCTGCACTACAAGCGGGCCGATGCCATTACGTACGCCGACGTGGTGCTCGGCGATTTGGCCGACCTGCCAGGCACGGCGCGGCAGCACTCCACAGACCGTTGGTACGCGCTCGAGCTCACCGCGATGACCGTTGAGCTCGGGCGTTACTTTGGCACCGATGAAGGGTTGCTGATCACGCGTGCGCCAGACCATACGCCGCAGCTACAGGACGGCGACGTACTCCTTCGCATCGATGGGCGCACGCCTCGTACGGCGGAGCATGCGCGTGCCATCCTCACGTCGTACCGCTTGGGCGAGGCCCTAGCGTTGAGCGTGGTCCGTGATGGGTCGCAGATCGAGGTGGCCATAGGCGAGGTCGCCAGTGCCCCGGTGGCCGTTCCGACAGAGTCGTTCCCGACCCCACCTCTCGTGGCCCTCGAAGCTCTGGACGCCTGCGTAATGCGCCGCTTGTAG